The following proteins come from a genomic window of Dongia rigui:
- a CDS encoding YqgE/AlgH family protein codes for MTGQLLVAMPQMRDARFTRTVIYLCAHTSDGAMGLILNRLVGALSFPDLLSQLGIDSVQNAEHIRIRSGGPVETGRGFVLHSSDYTEDATLKVGSDIGLTATLDILRDIAAGNGPRRSVLALGYAGWGPGQLDAEMQANAWLNVPADEALIFDDDLNDKWERSIGKLGASITALSGDIGHA; via the coding sequence ATGACCGGGCAATTGCTCGTCGCGATGCCGCAGATGCGCGATGCCCGCTTCACGCGCACGGTGATCTATCTTTGTGCCCATACCAGCGACGGTGCCATGGGGCTGATCCTCAACCGCCTGGTCGGCGCGCTCAGTTTTCCGGACCTCCTCAGCCAGCTCGGCATCGACTCGGTGCAGAATGCCGAACATATCCGCATCCGTTCCGGCGGGCCGGTGGAAACCGGGCGCGGCTTCGTGCTGCATTCATCGGACTACACCGAAGACGCCACGCTGAAGGTCGGTTCCGACATCGGCCTCACCGCGACGCTCGATATCTTGCGCGACATCGCCGCCGGCAACGGTCCGCGTCGTTCCGTACTGGCACTGGGATATGCCGGCTGGGGACCGGGTCAGCTCGATGCCGAAATGCAGGCCAATGCCTGGCTCAACGTACCCGCCGACGAAGCGCTCATCTTCGACGACGATCTCAACGACAAATGGGAACGCTCCATCGGCAAACTCGGCGCCAGCATCACGGCTTTGTCGGGCGACATCGGCCACGCGTAG
- a CDS encoding alpha/beta hydrolase has product MQAGALFTESEINAGPLGGVLVAVPDAAARPIALILPGSGPTDRDGNNPLGIQAAPYRLLAHALGNRGISSVRIDKRGLFSSAGATADANAVTIADYVDDAGVWLNRIGQVTDAKDIWLIGHSEGGLIALATALACRRITGLILLATPGRRLGAILRSQLMANPANAALLDQAMQAIDALERGVHVDDTTLHPALMPLFRGEVQSFLIDALSYDPIDLLRRVAVPVLVLQGDKDLQVDTEDACLLAAARPGVDVLIPPGVNHVLKTVTTDDRAANLAAYGDPNLPLSPAIADAISDYINNRRQPQ; this is encoded by the coding sequence ATGCAAGCTGGCGCTCTGTTTACCGAGAGCGAGATAAACGCTGGCCCGCTAGGTGGGGTTTTGGTTGCCGTCCCCGACGCGGCAGCCAGGCCGATCGCATTGATCCTCCCGGGATCGGGGCCGACGGACCGGGACGGCAACAATCCCTTAGGCATACAGGCGGCACCCTATCGCCTCCTTGCTCATGCACTCGGCAACCGCGGCATTTCTTCGGTTCGGATCGACAAGCGCGGCCTGTTCTCCAGCGCTGGAGCAACGGCCGATGCCAATGCGGTGACCATTGCGGACTACGTCGACGATGCCGGCGTATGGCTGAACCGCATTGGGCAGGTGACCGACGCCAAGGACATTTGGCTTATCGGTCACAGCGAGGGCGGATTGATTGCTCTTGCCACGGCACTGGCATGTCGCCGCATCACCGGCCTGATATTGTTGGCCACGCCGGGGCGAAGACTTGGCGCCATCCTCCGATCCCAATTGATGGCCAACCCGGCCAACGCCGCGTTGCTCGATCAGGCCATGCAGGCGATTGATGCATTAGAGCGCGGCGTCCACGTTGACGATACAACACTGCATCCGGCTTTGATGCCGCTCTTCAGAGGAGAAGTGCAATCGTTTTTGATTGATGCACTGTCCTATGATCCGATCGACCTCTTGCGTCGTGTGGCGGTGCCCGTTCTCGTGCTTCAAGGTGACAAGGATCTCCAGGTCGATACTGAGGACGCCTGCCTTCTTGCCGCGGCACGCCCGGGCGTCGACGTTCTTATTCCGCCTGGCGTCAACCATGTCTTGAAGACAGTAACTACGGATGACCGGGCGGCGAATTTGGCCGCGTACGGCGATCCAAATCTACCACTAAGCCCGGCAATTGCGGACGCCATATCCGATTACATCAACAACCGGAGACAGCCGCAATGA